A region from the Benincasa hispida cultivar B227 chromosome 12, ASM972705v1, whole genome shotgun sequence genome encodes:
- the LOC120092445 gene encoding dehydration-responsive element-binding protein 1E-like — MEWFAQFSDPLPYYAHCNYKSESSSTLSDAGTPPQTVAANSDEEVILASNRPKRRAGRRVFKETRHPVYRGVRRRNNDKWVCELREPNKKTRIWLGTYPTAEMAARAHDVAALALRGKSACLNFADSAWRFPLPASDDPAVIREAAARAANECKDEEYNVGREEDDGVLGQATAEPNQPDYIDDEAMSNMPMLLAGMAEGLLLSPPSFCVTDDVEWDDVAMSDDVSLWSF; from the coding sequence atGGAATGGTTCGCTCAATTTTCTGATCCTCTTCCTTATTATGCTCACTGTAATTACAAATCCGAATCCTCTTCCACACTTTCAGACGCCGGAACACCTCCTCAAACGGTGGCCGCTAACTCCGATGAAGAAGTGATTCTAGCCTCCAACCGCCCAAAGCGGCGGGCCGGTCGCCGGGTTTTTAAAGAAACTAGACATCCGGTTTACAGAGGAGTACGGCGGAGGAACAACGACAAATGGGTTTGTGAGCTGAGAGAGCCGAATAAGAAGACGAGGATTTGGCTTGGAACGTACCCAACAGCGGAGATGGCAGCGCGTGCTCACGACGTAGCGGCACTCGCGTTGAGAGGGAAATCGGCTTGTCTCAATTTCGCTGACTCGGCTTGGCGGTTTCCGCTTCCGGCGAGTGATGACCCGGCTGTGATCAGGGAGGCGGCAGCGAGGGCGGCTAATGAGTGTAAGGATGAGGAATATAATGTGGGTCGGGAAGAAGACGATGGCGTTTTGGGTCAGGCGACGGCGGAGCCTAACCAACCGGATTATATCGACGATGAGGCTATGTCGAATATGCCGATGTTGCTTGCCGGCATGGCGGAGGGACTTCTTCTTTCTCCTCCATCTTTTTGTGTCACTGATGACGTGGAGTGGGATGATGTGGCCATGAGTGATGATGTGTCATTGTGGAGCTTTTAG